The Gracilimonas sp. genome includes a region encoding these proteins:
- a CDS encoding PDZ domain-containing protein — MQRLFGYTFSLFLLIAFTAETFAQGTQLLREPSISENSIVFVHANDLWKVDKNGGDAIRLTSNIGGESNPHFSPDGNMIAFTGEYDGNSDVFVIPAEGGSPQRLTWHPVDDVVTGWTPDGEILFRSTRMAHPTQLNRIWKVSTEGGMPEVLPIPRAATGEMSADGKHLAYNPITFWDPEWRNYRGGQAQPIWIVNLDNFELIQTPRTDNERHTDPVWHDGSVFYLSERDFANNIWSFNPQTEEENQWTFHSDFDAKSLDAGFGMIVYEQGGYLHLLNPENGETEQLEINVAGDMNWGRPRWEEPNAYSLDNAAISPTGKRAVFQFRGEIITVPKENGTWRNLSNSASSAERYPIWSPDGSQVAWFSDQSGEYTLMIGDQYGLEGPKSIKLPNPTFYFRPDWSPDGKHIAYTDTDYNLWYVNVESGEAKEVDTDGYAHPNRTLNPVWSPDGKWIAYVKILDNQFKAVKVHNVKSGKTHQLTDGMSDSITPVWSEDGKYLYFLASTDYGLNTGWLDMSSYNMPVTRALYMIVLSDDEPSPLLPKSDDEETSEEEKSEEDAEMEVVIDLDGIAERTLAVDIPQRNYTGLMAGPGGDVFYTEAVENEGTRLHKFSLDDRKGSLFMANFNEGVVSQDRKSLLYRSGGTWGIVGTDGGEKKAGDGSLNISGIQIKVDPQEEFVQIFRDGWRFMRDFLYVDNMHGAPWNDVYDWYAPWVEQAKHRSDLNYVLDIMSGEVAVGHSYVAGGDYPDLEEVQAGLLGADISLQNGAYRIDKIYTGESWNPDLRAPLSGPGIDVNEGDYVLAVNGKEISSSENFYKAFEGTVNRQVQLLVNDRPRTQGARLVTVVPVSNEYGLRTRDWVEGNRRKVDEMSDGKLAYVWVPNTGNGGYEYFNRYYFAQQDKMGAVIDERNNGGGSAADYMVDIMARDLHGFFNSKAGDRKPFTTPGAGIWGPKVMVINERAGSGGDLLPFLFRKMEIGPLVGAKTWGGLVGTWDTPPFVDGGRFVAPRGGFYNLDGEWDVEGEGIAPDIEVMQTPKEVINGHDPQLEAAINEAMRLLQNYENPIIPTPKDPVRWKRPDRDSGDN, encoded by the coding sequence ATGCAACGTTTATTCGGATACACTTTTTCTCTTTTCCTTCTTATAGCTTTTACGGCTGAAACCTTTGCGCAGGGAACGCAGCTTCTTCGTGAGCCCTCCATTTCAGAAAACAGTATCGTATTTGTTCATGCCAACGATCTCTGGAAAGTGGACAAAAACGGCGGTGACGCGATTCGCCTAACCAGTAATATCGGAGGCGAGTCCAATCCACACTTCTCACCCGATGGAAATATGATTGCTTTTACCGGAGAGTATGATGGAAACTCAGATGTATTTGTGATTCCGGCTGAAGGGGGCTCACCACAACGGCTGACCTGGCACCCGGTTGATGATGTGGTAACGGGCTGGACACCTGATGGAGAAATTCTGTTTCGATCTACACGAATGGCTCATCCCACACAATTGAATCGAATCTGGAAAGTGAGTACCGAAGGTGGAATGCCGGAAGTGTTGCCTATTCCCAGGGCAGCGACCGGAGAAATGTCGGCTGATGGAAAACACCTGGCCTATAATCCCATTACGTTTTGGGATCCCGAATGGAGAAATTACCGGGGCGGACAAGCACAGCCCATCTGGATTGTGAATTTGGACAATTTTGAATTAATTCAAACTCCAAGAACTGATAATGAACGCCACACCGATCCGGTTTGGCATGATGGTTCCGTGTTCTATCTTTCCGAAAGAGATTTTGCGAACAATATCTGGTCCTTCAACCCGCAAACAGAAGAAGAAAATCAATGGACCTTTCATTCTGATTTTGATGCGAAAAGCCTGGATGCCGGATTTGGCATGATCGTGTATGAACAGGGTGGTTATCTGCACCTGTTGAATCCTGAAAACGGAGAAACGGAGCAGTTGGAAATCAATGTGGCCGGAGACATGAACTGGGGGCGTCCACGCTGGGAAGAACCGAATGCATACTCGCTGGATAATGCGGCTATTTCTCCAACAGGAAAAAGAGCTGTTTTTCAATTTCGGGGAGAGATTATCACAGTTCCCAAAGAAAACGGAACGTGGAGAAATCTGAGCAATTCAGCTTCCAGTGCAGAGCGATATCCGATCTGGTCGCCCGATGGAAGTCAGGTTGCCTGGTTTTCTGATCAAAGTGGAGAATATACGCTGATGATCGGTGATCAATATGGATTAGAAGGCCCGAAATCCATTAAGCTGCCAAATCCAACCTTCTACTTTCGTCCCGACTGGTCACCAGATGGGAAGCACATTGCTTATACCGATACCGATTATAATCTCTGGTATGTGAATGTGGAATCCGGAGAAGCAAAAGAAGTAGATACCGATGGTTATGCTCACCCCAACAGAACCTTGAACCCGGTTTGGTCGCCAGACGGTAAGTGGATTGCCTACGTCAAGATTTTGGACAATCAATTTAAGGCCGTGAAGGTGCATAATGTGAAATCGGGGAAAACCCACCAGCTAACAGATGGAATGTCGGATTCAATAACTCCTGTATGGAGCGAAGATGGTAAATATCTTTATTTCCTGGCCAGCACTGATTATGGATTAAATACCGGCTGGCTGGATATGAGCTCTTACAATATGCCGGTTACCCGCGCTTTATATATGATTGTGTTGTCTGATGACGAGCCTTCACCACTTCTCCCAAAAAGTGATGATGAAGAAACATCAGAAGAAGAAAAGTCGGAAGAAGACGCTGAAATGGAAGTTGTAATCGATTTGGATGGAATTGCTGAGAGAACTTTGGCGGTTGATATTCCACAGCGTAATTATACAGGGTTGATGGCCGGCCCCGGTGGGGATGTATTCTACACAGAAGCGGTAGAAAATGAAGGAACGCGGCTTCATAAATTTAGCCTGGATGATCGGAAAGGAAGTTTATTTATGGCAAACTTTAACGAAGGAGTGGTTTCTCAGGATCGCAAGAGTTTGCTTTACAGAAGCGGAGGAACATGGGGGATTGTAGGAACTGATGGCGGAGAAAAGAAAGCAGGCGATGGAAGCTTGAACATCTCTGGCATCCAGATAAAAGTAGATCCACAGGAAGAGTTTGTGCAGATATTCAGGGATGGATGGCGCTTTATGAGAGACTTTCTCTATGTAGATAATATGCATGGAGCCCCATGGAATGATGTATATGATTGGTATGCGCCATGGGTGGAACAGGCCAAACACCGTTCTGATCTAAATTATGTGCTGGATATTATGAGCGGAGAAGTCGCTGTAGGACACTCATATGTTGCCGGCGGCGATTATCCTGATCTTGAGGAGGTTCAGGCAGGATTACTAGGTGCTGATATTTCACTTCAAAATGGAGCCTATCGTATCGACAAGATTTATACCGGAGAGAGTTGGAATCCCGATCTTAGGGCTCCCCTTTCAGGTCCGGGTATTGATGTGAATGAAGGAGATTATGTGTTGGCCGTAAATGGGAAAGAAATCTCATCCAGTGAAAATTTTTATAAAGCTTTTGAAGGAACAGTAAACCGACAGGTTCAGCTTCTGGTAAATGATCGTCCCAGAACACAAGGTGCACGCCTGGTAACTGTAGTTCCGGTTTCTAATGAATATGGACTGAGAACCCGGGATTGGGTAGAAGGTAATCGGCGTAAAGTTGATGAAATGTCAGATGGAAAACTGGCTTATGTTTGGGTTCCAAATACCGGAAACGGAGGGTATGAATATTTCAACCGCTACTACTTTGCTCAGCAAGATAAGATGGGCGCTGTTATTGATGAGCGAAACAACGGTGGTGGTTCTGCCGCTGATTATATGGTAGACATCATGGCTCGTGATTTACATGGGTTTTTCAACAGCAAAGCCGGTGACCGTAAACCATTTACAACTCCCGGTGCTGGAATCTGGGGTCCTAAAGTTATGGTGATTAATGAGCGAGCTGGCTCAGGTGGTGACCTACTTCCATTCTTATTCCGTAAGATGGAAATCGGTCCGTTGGTGGGAGCAAAAACCTGGGGCGGATTGGTTGGAACTTGGGACACTCCGCCATTTGTAGATGGAGGCCGATTTGTAGCTCCTCGGGGTGGCTTCTATAACTTGGATGGTGAATGGGATGTGGAAGGCGAAGGTATCGCGCCAGATATTGAAGTCATGCAAACACCAAAAGAAGTCATAAATGGACATGATCCTCAGCTGGAAGCAGCTATTAATGAAGCTATGCGTTTACTGCAGAATTATGAAAATCCCATCATTCCTACACCCAAGGATCCGGTAAGGTGGAAACGACCAGATCGTGATTCAGGAGATAATTAA
- a CDS encoding NUDIX hydrolase translates to MSSRNFSFSIEPWVTTDEEVKYTTNIFKLLSRKMKIESEGHSAAFSILKAPDWINVIPLTSENEIVLVEQYRYGIEQPTLELPGGMVDRGESPLETSKRELLEETGYAGDECIDLGRVSSNPAIFTNYTYTYLIKNCKKVQEQQLDGNERINVHLMPLEEFLEMVNQGEVHHSLVVAAMAKFLLWISNSE, encoded by the coding sequence ATGAGTAGCCGTAATTTTTCATTTTCGATTGAACCGTGGGTCACCACAGATGAAGAGGTCAAATATACGACGAATATCTTCAAACTTTTGAGTCGTAAGATGAAAATTGAATCTGAAGGTCATTCGGCTGCTTTTTCGATACTAAAGGCTCCTGATTGGATTAATGTGATTCCACTTACATCTGAAAATGAAATCGTGTTGGTAGAGCAATACCGGTATGGAATTGAGCAACCTACGCTGGAACTTCCGGGCGGAATGGTAGATCGGGGAGAGTCGCCGCTGGAGACCTCAAAAAGAGAATTGCTGGAAGAAACTGGTTATGCAGGAGATGAGTGTATTGACCTGGGGAGGGTTAGTTCTAATCCGGCAATTTTCACCAATTACACCTATACCTACTTAATTAAAAACTGCAAAAAAGTTCAGGAACAACAGCTGGATGGCAATGAACGAATAAATGTACATCTGATGCCACTTGAAGAGTTTTTAGAAATGGTAAATCAGGGTGAAGTACATCACTCACTGGTGGTGGCTGCGATGGCTAAGTTCTTGTTATGGATAAGCAATTCTGAATAA
- a CDS encoding AMP nucleosidase: MSDTLKLVKDQFSSEAELKKAIDKACNLMEEIYDSGKYPQMIVERTWSKHNPVIDGELAQPKAYRWYLKREIERLVSNGATVFVKPSREALPMNNPELFDNLDESDWDITQKKLFLFRAERIDISLDRLRHYTSTDPADFQRYILFTNYDMHVEVFLEKFPDCVKPVREGVQMPAYHHKMDNNSGLTLINIGVGPSNAKTITDHVGVLRPDAMVMVGHCGGLRNHQDIGDFVLANGYYRADKVLDDLFPIGIPISPNYILNRYLKEVLDQHEMEHRIGTVYTTANRNWEFSKAKTVEEIHMSRSVAIDMESSTVATNGFRYRIPHATLLCVSDKPLHGKPKLTDDAQSFYQNSKEMHLEMVIDALQMVKDTYPEGLPNSSIRAFNEPLMGGSG, from the coding sequence ATGTCAGATACGCTCAAATTAGTTAAAGATCAGTTTTCTTCGGAGGCAGAACTTAAAAAAGCTATTGATAAAGCGTGCAACCTGATGGAAGAAATTTACGATTCAGGCAAATATCCGCAGATGATCGTGGAGCGAACATGGAGCAAGCATAATCCTGTGATTGACGGTGAGCTGGCTCAACCCAAAGCTTACCGCTGGTATCTAAAACGAGAAATTGAACGACTGGTGAGCAATGGAGCTACCGTTTTTGTAAAACCTTCCCGGGAAGCACTGCCCATGAACAACCCGGAGCTTTTTGATAACCTCGATGAAAGTGACTGGGACATCACCCAAAAGAAACTCTTTTTATTTCGGGCTGAACGCATTGATATTTCACTCGACCGGCTTCGACATTATACCAGTACCGATCCGGCCGACTTCCAGAGATATATCCTGTTTACCAACTATGATATGCACGTCGAAGTGTTCCTGGAGAAGTTCCCAGATTGCGTGAAACCGGTTCGTGAAGGTGTGCAAATGCCCGCTTATCACCATAAGATGGACAACAACTCAGGGCTTACACTTATCAATATCGGTGTGGGTCCATCCAATGCAAAAACCATTACCGACCACGTGGGCGTGCTTCGTCCGGATGCAATGGTTATGGTTGGTCACTGCGGCGGACTTCGAAACCATCAGGATATTGGCGATTTTGTTTTAGCCAACGGATATTATCGCGCCGATAAGGTACTGGATGACTTATTCCCCATCGGAATTCCGATTTCACCGAATTATATCCTGAACCGATACCTGAAAGAAGTGCTTGATCAGCATGAAATGGAGCATCGTATTGGAACCGTGTACACCACAGCCAACCGCAACTGGGAATTTTCGAAAGCCAAAACAGTGGAAGAAATTCACATGAGTCGCAGCGTGGCCATTGACATGGAATCATCTACCGTGGCCACTAATGGGTTTCGATACCGGATACCGCATGCTACTCTTCTATGTGTGAGCGATAAACCCCTGCATGGTAAACCCAAACTGACTGATGACGCTCAATCCTTCTACCAAAACTCCAAAGAGATGCACCTTGAGATGGTGATTGATGCACTTCAAATGGTGAAGGATACCTATCCCGAAGGATTACCGAACTCCAGCATCCGTGCCTTCAACGAGCCATTGATGGGCGGAAGCGGATAA
- the topA gene encoding type I DNA topoisomerase, with protein MKSLVIVESPTKTKTIKKYLPDGYVVDSSMGHIRDLPSSAKEIPAKYKKESWSNLGINVDDRFDPLYVIPSSKKKVVTKLKKLLKDADELILATDEDREGEAISWHLLEILKPKVPVKRMVFREITKEAVLKALENTRDIDMNLVHAQETRRILDRLAGYTVSPLLWKKISPGLSAGRVQSVAVEFLVERERERMKFKSATYYDLKAQLHKEGEKDKFDADLTHLNEKRLASGKDFDENTGKLKKPDSVVLLDEDKASALVDDLKGASWSVINVDVKTQKRNPAPPFITSTLQQEANRKFGFSARDTMSVAQKLYEKGFITYMRTDSTRLSGQAIGAARDAVTEEYGEDYLFERVRNYSKKGKSAQEAHEAIRPSGSRFVKPEKAGLRDREFKLYDLIWKRTIATQMAEAELEFTNVTIRATNNGTDADFRAGGKKILFPGYFRAYVEGSDDPEAALENQENFLPAMNEGDKTALDDLNFVSHETKPPARFTEATLVKELEKRGVGRPSTYASIISTIQDRGYAKNEGKTLIPTFTAFAVSSLLEKHFPDLVDSDFTSELEDKLDAVATGNQDPVKYLEDFYNGDNGLKAKVDTQEDKIDPQEAKLLDLPLEGLEGIKVAVGRFGPYARMEKNGEEVTTSLPNDMDPSDISSEKLEELIKISEEQDKPIGEDPETGDPVFLLSGRYGPYVQRGEVTEENKKPKRVSLLKGMEPKDVDLDLALQLLELPRSLGKHPEDDKVVKAGVGRYGPFVVHDGKFKSIPKSDSVLDIELKRAVELLNQKSKSRRGSNEIKDLGKHPDTEKPVKVMTGRYGPYIKHGKKNISLPKGETPEDFTMDKAIDLIKEKG; from the coding sequence ATGAAAAGCCTTGTCATTGTAGAGTCTCCTACAAAAACTAAAACCATTAAGAAGTACTTGCCCGACGGGTATGTAGTAGACTCCTCTATGGGTCACATTCGTGATCTTCCCTCCTCGGCGAAGGAAATTCCTGCCAAGTATAAAAAGGAAAGCTGGTCGAATTTGGGAATCAATGTTGATGACCGGTTTGATCCTTTGTATGTGATTCCATCATCCAAAAAGAAAGTGGTTACCAAACTCAAAAAACTGCTTAAAGATGCTGATGAGTTGATTCTGGCAACAGATGAGGACCGTGAGGGAGAAGCTATATCATGGCATTTATTGGAAATCCTGAAGCCAAAAGTGCCGGTAAAACGAATGGTATTCAGGGAGATTACGAAAGAAGCTGTTTTGAAAGCCCTCGAAAATACTCGCGACATTGATATGAACCTGGTCCATGCCCAGGAAACCCGACGAATTTTAGATCGCCTTGCGGGCTATACGGTTTCCCCATTATTATGGAAGAAAATTTCTCCGGGACTCTCAGCAGGCCGGGTTCAGTCTGTTGCTGTTGAGTTTCTGGTTGAGCGCGAACGCGAACGTATGAAATTTAAAAGCGCTACCTATTATGACCTGAAAGCACAGCTTCATAAAGAGGGAGAGAAAGATAAGTTTGATGCTGACCTGACTCATCTGAATGAAAAGAGGCTGGCAAGCGGTAAAGATTTTGATGAAAATACCGGCAAGCTCAAAAAGCCGGATTCTGTTGTACTGTTAGATGAAGACAAGGCTTCGGCTTTGGTCGATGATCTGAAAGGTGCAAGCTGGTCGGTAATTAACGTGGATGTTAAAACACAGAAGCGAAATCCAGCGCCTCCGTTTATTACTTCAACCCTGCAGCAGGAGGCTAACCGTAAGTTTGGGTTCTCTGCCCGTGATACCATGAGCGTTGCCCAGAAGCTATACGAAAAAGGGTTTATTACTTACATGCGTACCGATTCAACCCGACTTTCGGGGCAAGCTATTGGTGCTGCCCGTGATGCGGTGACCGAAGAGTACGGTGAGGATTATTTATTTGAACGCGTTCGGAATTACAGCAAAAAAGGCAAATCTGCACAGGAGGCTCACGAGGCGATTCGTCCATCAGGTTCCCGCTTTGTAAAACCGGAAAAGGCTGGCTTACGTGATCGTGAGTTTAAGCTATACGATTTAATCTGGAAGCGAACTATTGCTACCCAGATGGCAGAAGCTGAGCTCGAATTTACGAATGTCACTATTCGGGCAACCAATAATGGAACGGATGCGGACTTCCGGGCAGGCGGCAAAAAGATTTTATTCCCCGGATATTTCCGGGCCTACGTAGAAGGAAGCGATGATCCGGAGGCGGCTCTGGAAAATCAGGAAAACTTTCTTCCTGCAATGAATGAAGGCGATAAAACTGCGCTTGATGATCTGAACTTTGTAAGTCATGAAACCAAGCCGCCGGCGCGATTCACGGAAGCTACACTTGTGAAAGAGTTAGAGAAAAGAGGAGTAGGTCGCCCGAGTACGTACGCCTCCATTATCAGTACCATTCAGGATCGGGGGTATGCCAAGAATGAAGGCAAAACACTGATTCCAACCTTTACGGCTTTTGCGGTTTCTTCGTTATTGGAAAAGCATTTCCCGGATTTAGTGGATAGTGATTTTACTTCAGAACTGGAAGACAAACTGGATGCGGTAGCTACCGGAAATCAGGATCCCGTAAAATATTTAGAAGATTTCTATAATGGTGATAATGGCCTGAAGGCAAAAGTAGATACTCAGGAAGATAAAATTGATCCGCAGGAAGCAAAACTGCTTGATTTACCACTGGAAGGTTTAGAGGGAATCAAAGTTGCGGTGGGCCGATTTGGACCCTATGCCCGCATGGAAAAGAACGGCGAAGAAGTAACTACTTCGCTGCCCAACGATATGGACCCAAGCGATATCTCTTCAGAAAAGCTGGAAGAGCTGATTAAGATTTCTGAGGAACAGGACAAGCCCATCGGTGAAGACCCTGAAACAGGAGACCCTGTATTCTTGCTTTCCGGTAGATATGGGCCTTACGTACAGCGTGGTGAAGTGACCGAAGAAAACAAAAAGCCCAAGCGTGTTTCCCTGCTTAAGGGAATGGAACCTAAGGATGTGGATCTCGATCTGGCATTGCAGCTGCTGGAATTACCACGGTCACTCGGTAAGCACCCGGAAGACGATAAAGTTGTGAAAGCCGGTGTGGGACGTTATGGCCCTTTTGTAGTGCATGACGGTAAGTTTAAGTCTATTCCTAAATCAGACAGCGTACTGGATATTGAGCTGAAGCGTGCTGTTGAACTTCTGAATCAGAAGTCTAAATCCCGCCGAGGAAGTAACGAGATTAAAGATCTGGGCAAGCATCCCGATACCGAAAAGCCGGTGAAAGTGATGACAGGCCGATATGGTCCATATATTAAACACGGTAAGAAAAACATCAGTTTACCAAAGGGAGAAACCCCGGAAGATTTCACCATGGACAAAGCCATCGATTTGATTAAAGAGAAAGGCTAG
- a CDS encoding helix-turn-helix transcriptional regulator, with product MAIIVNLDVMLAKRKMSLTELSEEVGITMSNLSILKTGKAKAIRFSTLEAICEVLDCQPGDILEFSEED from the coding sequence ATGGCCATTATCGTAAATCTGGATGTAATGCTGGCCAAGCGGAAGATGAGCCTTACCGAGCTTTCGGAGGAAGTTGGAATCACAATGTCAAACTTATCGATCCTGAAAACCGGGAAAGCCAAGGCCATTCGGTTTTCAACTCTGGAGGCTATCTGTGAGGTACTGGATTGCCAGCCGGGGGATATACTGGAGTTTTCGGAAGAGGATTAA
- a CDS encoding DUF2975 domain-containing protein, whose product MKLRKDWSLAYLLLYICQIGYWLIIIGVGAELIMNTAFMSQERVVINDISVHLELQQFEEYNDIELENIRLNIHEDMESQVQISGPYDEIKSAFFFFNGLKLYENIVFFIILFMLSKVLRSVAEGDPFQAKNSSHLYVIGWTLIISSIINISFQFMSAGHFISLPLFSDLALPEGIDITSLNLFGKDFLMNGIFIIVLGYVFKEGARIYEEQKLTV is encoded by the coding sequence ATGAAACTCAGAAAAGATTGGTCACTCGCTTATTTACTGCTTTATATATGCCAGATCGGATATTGGCTTATTATTATAGGTGTGGGAGCGGAGCTAATCATGAATACAGCTTTTATGTCACAAGAGCGTGTCGTAATAAATGATATCTCCGTGCACCTTGAACTGCAGCAGTTTGAAGAATACAACGATATCGAGCTTGAAAATATCCGCTTAAACATCCATGAAGACATGGAATCACAGGTTCAAATTTCTGGACCTTATGATGAAATAAAAAGCGCATTTTTCTTTTTTAATGGATTAAAACTATACGAGAATATTGTGTTCTTTATCATCCTGTTCATGCTTTCAAAAGTGTTGAGGAGCGTTGCCGAGGGAGACCCTTTTCAAGCCAAAAACTCTTCTCATTTATACGTGATTGGCTGGACATTAATCATTTCTTCGATCATTAATATTTCTTTTCAATTCATGAGTGCAGGGCATTTTATTTCTTTGCCTCTTTTTAGTGATTTAGCACTTCCCGAAGGCATTGACATCACTTCTTTGAATCTGTTTGGTAAAGATTTCCTGATGAACGGTATTTTCATCATTGTATTAGGCTATGTATTCAAAGAAGGTGCCCGCATCTACGAAGAACAAAAACTAACGGTGTAA
- a CDS encoding DUF2971 domain-containing protein, with the protein MIEEEGLLSHYTKIENLEKILKNARILLGQVKNMDDPRESSLGWIDTVGIGQEIDLQAWERARKLKQVVGEKLRVFCTTKPQKDNHKSVIENSIYGKPRMWAQYGQNFKGFCILFKKEKLKEAIESKISDDDYLIQDSVYYPSWLHLVQGGTTIEYGENISLSEKKVTELITSNEILHSIYFKKGYDWREENEYRWLIYSKKVKPIYIDVEKAIHSIVLGYKFPESRYDEAKNYCLKLGCKCYALNYTHPKYELIELI; encoded by the coding sequence ATGATTGAAGAAGAGGGATTATTAAGTCATTACACCAAGATTGAAAATCTTGAAAAAATTTTGAAGAATGCTAGAATTCTGCTAGGTCAAGTGAAAAACATGGATGATCCTCGCGAAAGTAGTTTAGGGTGGATTGATACTGTTGGAATAGGTCAAGAAATTGATTTACAAGCTTGGGAAAGAGCACGAAAGCTTAAGCAGGTCGTTGGAGAAAAATTAAGGGTCTTTTGCACAACAAAGCCTCAAAAAGACAATCATAAATCTGTTATCGAAAATTCGATTTACGGTAAACCACGAATGTGGGCACAGTATGGCCAAAATTTTAAAGGATTTTGCATACTATTTAAAAAAGAAAAACTTAAAGAAGCAATTGAATCAAAAATAAGTGATGATGATTATTTGATTCAAGATTCAGTTTACTATCCAAGTTGGTTGCATCTAGTACAAGGTGGTACAACTATAGAGTATGGTGAGAATATTTCATTAAGTGAGAAAAAAGTAACTGAGTTAATTACATCTAATGAAATTCTTCATTCTATCTATTTTAAGAAAGGTTACGACTGGCGAGAAGAAAATGAATATAGGTGGCTTATTTACTCAAAAAAAGTAAAGCCAATTTATATAGATGTTGAAAAAGCAATACACTCAATTGTGCTTGGCTATAAATTTCCAGAAAGCAGATATGATGAAGCAAAAAACTACTGTTTAAAGTTGGGTTGTAAATGTTATGCTTTAAATTATACTCATCCAAAATATGAGCTAATAGAACTTATTTAG
- a CDS encoding redoxin domain-containing protein produces MIEKGAKADFDFTVKAVKNGEEKEVNFTELLDKPAIVSVYMKNNTSSCDRQTKDLADESAWFKEHGYNLVAISKDTCGSHKRYAKKQGIDFTLVSDPDYKFAEATDSIVEKKMFGNEYEAPSRSAFVIDTDGTILGTIEKVNTKEHARELKELVESLK; encoded by the coding sequence ATGATTGAAAAAGGAGCAAAAGCAGATTTCGATTTTACAGTAAAGGCCGTGAAAAACGGAGAAGAAAAAGAAGTTAACTTTACTGAGTTGCTGGACAAGCCAGCCATCGTTTCGGTATATATGAAGAACAACACCAGCAGTTGCGACCGCCAAACTAAAGATCTGGCTGATGAATCTGCATGGTTTAAGGAACATGGCTACAATTTGGTGGCTATTAGTAAAGACACCTGTGGTTCTCATAAAAGATATGCGAAGAAGCAGGGCATAGACTTCACTCTGGTTTCAGATCCTGATTATAAGTTCGCAGAAGCCACAGATTCCATTGTGGAAAAAAAGATGTTTGGAAACGAGTATGAGGCCCCCTCACGTTCGGCCTTTGTTATTGATACAGATGGTACTATTTTGGGCACTATTGAAAAAGTGAATACAAAAGAACACGCCAGAGAGTTAAAAGAACTGGTTGAAAGTTTGAAATAA
- the radC gene encoding DNA repair protein RadC, whose protein sequence is MSHEESFSIEHFHSRTLKDMQPDEQPREKLMRYGADSLSDSELLAILIRTGTRKLNVIETAKALLSKFDGLHNLVRKDWQSLKVIPGIAKVKAITLEAAFELARRIEVAGLGEEIQITSPEDANAYFAPKLRHLTKETFLVGFLNNAKILTGYHKISTGGKTATIVDPAEVMRQAVLNEADSIILVHNHPSGQNKPSSADIQLTKRLAECGKLLSIPVEDHLIIAGYNFTSLRSEGLF, encoded by the coding sequence ATGTCACATGAAGAATCCTTTTCGATAGAACACTTCCACAGCCGTACGCTCAAAGATATGCAGCCGGATGAACAGCCCCGGGAAAAACTGATGCGCTATGGCGCCGACTCTCTTTCCGACTCCGAGCTGCTGGCCATCCTGATCCGAACCGGAACCCGGAAACTTAACGTCATTGAAACAGCCAAGGCTTTGCTCTCAAAGTTTGACGGCCTGCACAATCTCGTTCGTAAAGACTGGCAATCCCTCAAGGTGATTCCGGGAATAGCCAAGGTTAAAGCCATCACACTGGAAGCTGCCTTCGAGCTGGCTCGAAGAATTGAAGTAGCCGGGCTTGGAGAAGAAATCCAAATTACTTCTCCTGAAGATGCCAACGCTTATTTTGCTCCCAAACTTCGTCACCTCACCAAAGAAACCTTTCTCGTAGGATTTCTAAACAATGCCAAAATCCTGACTGGTTATCACAAAATCAGCACCGGTGGGAAAACAGCCACCATTGTTGATCCGGCAGAAGTAATGCGACAGGCTGTACTCAATGAAGCTGACTCTATCATCCTGGTTCACAATCATCCCTCCGGGCAAAACAAACCATCCAGTGCGGATATTCAACTCACCAAACGACTGGCAGAATGCGGAAAACTATTGTCCATCCCAGTTGAGGATCACCTGATCATTGCCGGTTACAACTTCACCAGCCTGAGGAGTGAAGGATTGTTTTGA